The following coding sequences lie in one Cercospora beticola chromosome 9, complete sequence genomic window:
- a CDS encoding uncharacterized protein (CAZy:GH32) produces the protein MADISSSSSSSADLTPTSSAEPSTTPSTPPVCHKSLSRKQENLSRQERINRWRPSYHFLSASGWMNDPCGPGYDPKTGLYHISYQQNPNGVDWGDIAWGSAMSRDLIHWDHRETPSLSPDSPYDNKGVFTGCLINARDDSLTYAYTSVNCLPIHHTLPHVRGSESLALAKSYDGGQTWSKIDANPILPSEPTSLEVTGWRDPFVAAWPRMARFLDMDEADTLFGIISGGIRDVTPTTFLYAVDANDLSKWRYIGPLTNFGLNMRPSRWSGDMGKNWEVTNFTTLRDEHDPKCERDLLVMGTEGCVPSRSPSIAGSFGPSRPARGQLWMAGSLRQPQNTSFSGPVEMTYNYGGHLDHGCLYAANSFYDPKSHRQIVWGWVTEEDLCDDLRHAQGWSGLLSMPRELSMQTLRHVVGASTSDLSSITSIEREPDRFGSYTIRTLASQPYPALIKHLRSAPCVRLAQLQNKELSNGIHNVTFNSNEIKTNRWELDCILKVSKGTQTIGLSIDHKGDYSRSTTLFFDQFSETFTINRPAFSVLNSSELINSAPEHAPHTLFTTRDPITGKLEQENLHIRVWRDNSVLEVFVNGRTAITTRIYAAEETFGMRFFADDVPNGIADVPSMLVSATLWDGIGIH, from the coding sequence ATGGCAGACATCAGCTCATCCAGCAGCTCATCGGCTGATCTTACACCAACATCGTCCGCAGAACCAAGCACAACGCCCTCTACGCCACCAGTATGCCACAAGTCACTTTCAAGGAAGCAAGAAAACTTGAGCAGACAAGAACGCATCAACAGATGGCGCCCATCTTACCATTTCCTATCGGCATCTGGTTGGATGAATGATCCTTGTGGACCTGGATATGACCCGAAAACAGGCCTCTATCACATCTCATATCAACAAAACCCGAATGGAGTAGACTGGGGAGATATTGCCTGGGGCTCAGCAATGAGTCGAGACTTGATACACTGGGACCACAGAGAGACGCCTTCACTGTCTCCAGACTCACCTTATGACAATAAAGGCGTCTTTACGGGATGCCTCATCAACGCACGAGATGACTCTTTGACCTATGCCTACACATCTGTGAACTGCTTGCCAATCCATCATACTCTCCCGCATGTCCGAGGCTCAGAGTCGTTAGCACTAGCAAAGTCATACGATGGTGGGCAAACATGGTCGAAGATAGATGCGAATCCAATACTGCCTTCTGAACCAACGAGTCTCGAGGTGACTGGGTGGCGAGATCCGTTCGTCGCAGCGTGGCCTCGAATGGCTCGATTCCTGGACATGGATGAAGCAGATACTCTGTTCGGCATCATCTCTGGAGGCATCAGAGACGTCACACCAACAACCTTCCTCTACGCTGTTGATGCAAATGATTTGAGCAAATGGCGTTACATTGGCCCTCTAACAAACTTTGGTCTGAATATGCGTCCCTCACGGTGGTCGGGCGACATGGGAAAGAATTGGGAAGTGACAAACTTCACCACATTGCGAGACGAGCACGATCCGAAGTGCGAACGAGATCTGCTTGTCATGGGCACAGAAGGTTGCGTGCCTAGTCGATCACCATCAATAGCAGGATCATTTGGTCCGTCGAGACCTGCGCGTGGACAGCTGTGGATGGCAGGAAGTCTACGTCAACCTCAAAACACTTCATTTTCTGGGCCTGTGGAGATGACATACAACTACGGCGGCCATCTCGACCATGGATGCCTGTATGCTGCAAATTCGTTCTACGATCCAAAGTCGCATCGGCAAATCGTCTGGGGCTGGGtcacagaagaagatctctGTGATGATCTGCGCCATGCTCAGGGCTGGAGTGGCTTGCTGTCAATGCCTCGCGAACTGAGCATGCAAACGCTTCGTCACGTTGTTGGCGCTTCCACGTCAGACCTGTCAAGCATTACTTCTATCGAGCGCGAACCAGATCGCTTCGGCTCGTACACCATTCGCACGCTCGCCAGCCAGCCTTATCCCGCACTCATCAAGCACCTCCGATCAGCCCCATGCGTGCGACTAGCACAACTACAAAACAAAGAACTCAGCAACGGAATCCACAACGTCACATTCAACTCAAACGAAATCAAAACCAACCGCTGGGAACTCGACTGCATTCTCAAAGTCTCAAAAGGCACACAAACCATCGGCCTCAGCATCGACCACAAAGGCGACTATTCCCGCTCCACGaccctcttcttcgaccaaTTCTCCGAAACCTTCACAATCAACCGACCTGCTTTCTCAGTCCTCAACTCCTCCGAACTTATCAACAGCGCTCCCGAACATGCACCACATACTTTATTCACGACACGAGATCCTATCACTGGCAAACTCGAACAAGAGAACTTACACATCCGAGTCTGGAGAGATAATTCCGTGTTAGAAGTTTTTGTAAATGGTCGAACCGCTATCACGACGAGGATATATGCTGCGGAGGAGACCTTTGGGATGAGATTCTTCGCGGATGATGTACCGAATGGGATTGCGGATGTGCCGAGTATGCTTGTTTCGGCGACGTTGTGGGATGGGATTGGGATTCATTAA
- the CCT2 gene encoding T-complex protein 1 subunit beta → MSQQIFEDGGEQERGEQARLSAFVGAIAIGDLVKSTLGPKGQDKILQSASTGEIMVTNDGATILKSVALDNAAAKVLVNISKVQDDEVGDGTTSVAVLAAELLREAEQLVNQKIHPQTIIEGYRIASAAALQALSETAVDHSSKPEEFRKDLIAIARTTLSSKVLSQDRDYFATLATDAVLRMKGSTDLTHIQIIKKAGGKLSDSYLDPGFILDKKFGTGQPKRVENAKILVANTSMDTDKVKIFGARVKVDGTGKLAELEKAEKEKMKAKVEKIKAHGINCFVNRQLIYNWPEQLFTDAGIASIEHADFDGVERLALVTGAEITSTFDHPEHVKLGHCDLIEEVVIGEDNLIRFSGVAAGRACTIVLRGSSEQLLDEAERSLHDALAVLSQTVKFPKTTLGGGCAEMVMSKAVDQAAQNVAGKKALAVDSFSKALRQLPTILADNAGLDSADLVARLRKAVYSGMSSSGLDLMKPGGGIADMRELGVIEAHKLKHAVVSSASEAAELLLRVDNIIRAAPRKRERM, encoded by the exons ATG TCTCAGCAAATCTTCGAAGATGGCGGCGAgcaagagagaggagagcagGCCCGCCTTAG CGCTTTCGTGGGCGCTATCGCGATCGGCGACCTCGTTAAATCGACTCTAGGACCTAAAGGTCAAGACAAG ATCCTGCAAAGTGCCTCGACAGGCGAGATTATGGTCACCAACGATGGCGCCACCATTCTGAAGAGCGTTGCTCTCGATAATGCCGCCGCAAAGGTGCTAGTCAATATTTCGAAAGTCCAGGATGACGAAGTCGGAGACGGAACCACAAGTGTCGCAGTTCTCGCAGCagaacttcttcgagaagcagAGCAGCTCGTGAACCAGAAAATCCACCCTCAGACTATCATCGAAGGCTACCGAATAGCCAGCGCCGCCGCACTGCAAGCCCTCAGCGAAACAGCAGTCgaccacagcagcaagccTGAGGAATTCCGCAAAGACCTGATCGCAATCGCTCGCACGACCCTCTCCTCGAAAGTGCTCTCACAAGACAGAGACTACTTTGCCACGCTCGCCACCGACGCCGTATTGCGAATGAAGGGCTCAACAGACCTCACACACATTCAAATTATCAAGAAAGCAGGTGGAAAATTGTCAGACTCATATCTCGACCCGGGCTTCATCCTCGACAAGAAATTTGGAACAGGGCAACCCAAGCGAGTAGAGAACGCAAAGATCCTCGTCGCGAACACATCAATGGACACGGACAAGGTCAAGATCTTCGGTGCCAGAGTGAAAGTGGACGGGACAGGGAAGTTGGCAGAGCTTGAGAAggcagagaaagagaagatgaaggcaAAGGTCGAAAAGATCAAGGCACATGGCATAAATTGCTTCGTCAACCGACAACTGATCTACAACTGGCCAGAGCAATTGTTCACAGATGCGGGGATTGCATCAATAGAGCACGCGGACTTCGATGGCGTGGAGAGGTTGGCGTTGGTCACGGGAGCCGAGATCACGAGTACATTCGATCACCCGGAGCATGTCAAATTAGGACACTGCGACTTAATTGAGGAGGTTGTGATTGGAGAGGACAATCTCATCAGATTTTCTGGCGTGGCTGCTGGACGAGCTTGCACGATCGTGTTGAGAGGATCGTCGGAACAGCTTCTGGACGAGGCAGAGCGGAGTTTGCACGACGCGCTTGCGGTACTCTCGCAGACCGTCAAGTTCCCAAAGACGACACTTGGAGGAGGTTGCGCAGAGATGGTCATGTCAAAGGCTGTGGATCAAGCTGCACAGAATGTTGCGGGAAAGAAGGCTTTGGCTGTGGATTCATTCTCGAAGGCTCTCCGACAACTTCCTACAATCCTGGCCGACAATGCTGGTCTGGATTCCGCCGATCTCGTGGCCCGATTGCGAAAGGCCGTCTACTCTGGCATGTCCTCGTCCGGTCTGGACTTGATGAAGCCAGGTGGTGGCATTGCAGATATGCGCGAACTGGGCGTGATTGAGGCTCACAAGCTGAAGCATGCCGTGGTCAGCTCAGCAAGTGAGGCCGCAGAGCTATTACTGCGAGTGGACAACATCATCCGTGCAGCCCCAAGAaagagggagaggatgtAG
- the URA6 gene encoding bifunctional uridylate/adenylate kinase (BUSCO:EOG09264O6J) → MPAIDQLESFKRTSPLFKSAINPTSDDEALVVFVLGGPGAGKGTQCSNLVRDYNFKHLSAGDLLRAEQDRAGSEFGEMIKTYIKEGQIVPQEVTIQLLENAMKATISETGNRKFLIDGFPRKMDQAVKFQEIVCPMAFTLFFDCPEETMRKRLLHRGETSGRADDNEESIKKRFRTFVETSMPVVEHFEKEGKVVKVDATPEPEEVYKNVKAQFVKRGVQESRTQEQSAKEGAAAGKSVQD, encoded by the coding sequence ATGCCTGCAATCGACCAACTCGAGTCCTTCAAACGCACCTCTCCCCTCTTCAAATCCGCCATCAACCCCACCTCCGACGATGAAGCCCTCGTAGTCTTCGTCCTGGGCGGTCCAGGTGCAGGAAAAGGCACTCAATGCTCCAACCTTGTCCGAGATTACAACTTCAAGCATCTCTCTGCAGGTGACCTCCTCCGCGCCGAACAAGACCGTGCTGGCTCCGAATTTGGCGAAATGATCAAGACCTACATCAAAGAAGGTCAAATCGTCCCTCAAGAGGTCAcaatccagcttctcgaaaaTGCCATGAAAGCTACCATTTCCGAGACCGGGAATCGTAAATTCTTGATCGATGGTTTCCCTCGCAAGATGGACCAAGCGGTCAAGTTCCAGGAGATCGTGTGCCCCATGGCTTTCACGCTCTTCTTTGACTGTCCCGAGGAGACTATGAGGAAGCGACTGCTGCACCGAGGAGAGACTAGCGGGCGAGCAGATGATAATGAAGAGAGCATCAAGAAGCGATTCAGGACATTCGTGGAGACAAGTATGCCTGTGGTGGAGCACTTTGAGAAAGAAGGGAAAGTGGTCAAAGTGGACGCCACGCCAGAGCCAGAGGAAGTATACAAGAACGTCAAGGCGCAATTTGTGAAGCGAGGTGTCCAGGAGTCGAGAACACAGGAACAGAGTGCCAAGGAGGGCGCTGCTGCGGGCAAGAGTGTGCAGGATTAG